The following are from one region of the Chitinispirillales bacterium ANBcel5 genome:
- a CDS encoding HDIG domain-containing protein, with protein MLKNILNKDIKQIYTDVSSGIRLPKFITLPMLILAVTVVFVVLLFPYHETVQPFDLPKIGEAAKETIIAPFTFDIKRLPEELERRRQEAMDEVLLVMDYDVTVAREVVKSIEEAKGKVTSYIEESSTDSVKRDIKRELSKDISERAVSTLLKRPKLLDEAIQQASFMLEKGVASVLFVRSPEHLAELRAEYNTDFDQQIHYDKNFVSLLREDSELVVSVAEIPVKEIALEQVVSRLKRDLQMDDEALSTIYEVLFAYVRPNINVNRALTMQRRQEAAKEIRETSGKVIKDTEIVRKHQEVTPEVMQKIRSMHMAMDRTESTLEKKRIRTGNLGRLMLVLIPLFFMAFYLKNYEPELMKSPKRTFAFALILLLQLLIIRLGLAVLPKFFEGVTEFTLIPEYINPVFIGVILSAILFNLRLSMIMALFVSLYYSVVLGFNQFFFIYTFLGSLLLALFTYKIRYRWHFFRAIPPSFIICIINISMWHFIGYQFSLIALFQNYLLAFFGVTGSVFIAMAFTPFFERIFDITTDMTLVELSDMNHPILKRLSIEAAGTYNHSVLVGNLAESAALRIGANALLARVASYYHDIGKIEKSDYFVENCMHGDKNRHNKLTPSMSALVISSHVREGVDLAKKHKLPLIIQDIIRQHHGTSTVSFFYEKALEQDPHKQVQEKDFRYPGPPPQTREAAIIMLADSVEAASRSIASSSPKLLRELVKKIIRDKFLASQLDQCNLTQRDLYGIVEGFMPVLQGIFHTRIEYPAKKKGVLI; from the coding sequence ATGCTGAAAAATATCCTGAACAAAGACATTAAACAAATATATACCGATGTTTCTTCCGGTATAAGACTGCCGAAGTTTATTACCCTTCCGATGCTTATTCTTGCCGTAACGGTAGTGTTTGTTGTGCTGCTGTTTCCGTATCATGAAACTGTTCAGCCTTTTGATCTACCCAAAATAGGCGAAGCTGCCAAAGAGACCATTATTGCTCCGTTTACCTTTGATATCAAGCGTTTGCCCGAGGAGCTTGAGAGAAGGCGGCAGGAGGCCATGGATGAGGTGCTTTTGGTGATGGATTATGATGTTACCGTTGCCAGGGAAGTAGTAAAAAGTATTGAGGAAGCAAAGGGTAAAGTAACAAGCTACATAGAGGAATCGTCAACCGATTCGGTTAAAAGAGATATTAAAAGGGAGTTGTCCAAAGATATCTCCGAGAGAGCAGTCAGCACTCTTCTAAAACGCCCCAAGCTTTTAGATGAAGCGATACAGCAGGCTTCCTTTATGCTCGAAAAGGGGGTCGCGTCGGTGCTTTTTGTCAGGTCACCGGAACACCTTGCAGAACTCAGGGCAGAGTACAATACCGATTTCGATCAGCAAATACATTACGATAAAAACTTCGTTAGCTTGCTCAGGGAAGACTCTGAGTTGGTGGTTTCAGTGGCTGAGATTCCGGTAAAGGAAATCGCTCTTGAGCAGGTCGTAAGCAGGCTCAAGCGTGACCTGCAAATGGATGATGAGGCCCTTAGTACTATCTATGAGGTGTTGTTTGCGTATGTGCGTCCAAACATAAATGTTAACCGTGCTCTCACCATGCAAAGACGCCAGGAGGCCGCAAAAGAGATTCGGGAAACCAGTGGTAAGGTAATCAAAGATACCGAGATTGTGCGTAAGCATCAGGAAGTAACTCCTGAAGTGATGCAAAAAATACGCTCAATGCATATGGCAATGGACAGAACCGAGAGTACGCTTGAGAAAAAAAGAATCAGGACCGGAAACCTGGGGCGTTTAATGCTGGTTCTTATCCCGCTCTTTTTCATGGCTTTTTATCTAAAAAACTATGAGCCGGAGCTAATGAAGTCACCTAAGCGTACCTTTGCCTTTGCGCTAATCCTTCTTCTTCAATTGCTTATTATACGACTGGGGCTGGCAGTGTTGCCCAAGTTCTTTGAGGGGGTAACGGAATTCACTCTTATCCCCGAGTATATAAATCCGGTATTTATTGGCGTTATTCTTTCGGCTATTTTGTTTAATCTGCGCCTGTCGATGATCATGGCTCTGTTTGTAAGTCTTTATTATAGTGTGGTGCTTGGGTTTAATCAGTTCTTTTTTATCTACACCTTTCTTGGCTCACTATTGCTGGCACTTTTTACCTACAAAATTCGCTATCGGTGGCATTTTTTCAGAGCGATACCTCCCAGTTTCATAATCTGTATTATAAATATCTCTATGTGGCATTTTATTGGGTATCAGTTCTCACTGATTGCGCTGTTTCAAAATTATCTGCTGGCCTTTTTCGGAGTCACCGGATCTGTTTTCATTGCCATGGCCTTCACGCCTTTTTTCGAAAGAATTTTCGATATAACAACCGACATGACCCTGGTTGAGTTATCTGATATGAATCATCCGATTCTAAAGCGTCTTTCAATTGAAGCTGCCGGTACCTATAATCATAGTGTGTTGGTTGGTAATCTGGCAGAGTCGGCTGCTTTAAGAATAGGGGCCAATGCCCTGTTAGCCAGGGTGGCTTCATATTATCATGATATAGGGAAGATAGAAAAGTCAGACTATTTTGTGGAAAACTGTATGCATGGTGATAAAAACCGACACAACAAACTAACCCCCTCAATGAGTGCACTGGTGATATCTTCTCATGTCAGGGAGGGGGTAGATTTGGCAAAGAAACATAAACTGCCTTTAATTATCCAGGACATTATCAGGCAACATCACGGGACCAGTACTGTCTCTTTCTTTTATGAAAAAGCCCTGGAGCAGGATCCACACAAACAAGTACAGGAAAAGGATTTCAGGTATCCTGGACCCCCGCCTCAGACCCGTGAGGCGGCGATAATTATGCTGGCAGATTCTGTGGAAGCTGCCTCCAGAAGTATTGCAAGCAGTTCACCAAAGCTTTTAAGGGAGTTGGTGAAAAAGATTATCAGGGATAAGTTTTTGGCCTCTCAGCTTGATCAGTGTAATCTTACGCAGAGGGACCTTTATGGTATAGTAGAAGGATTTATGCCCGTGCTTCAGGGTATCTTTCATACACGGATAGAGTATCCAGCAAAGAAAAAGGGAGTCCTTATATGA